A section of the Onychomys torridus unplaced genomic scaffold, mOncTor1.1, whole genome shotgun sequence genome encodes:
- the Tle6 gene encoding transducin-like enhancer protein 6 isoform X1 produces MTSYSQSNGAVGGSLPSSFLKRYSSIMEQLPEELNRRLSLWSSALGQIQGLFLEGSSTAPPPIRILSEMMIQLDNISNLVSKINQSFEEHHKQVENFFNLMEIFSSSPHILEVVKAKQDWAKKEAEQSPKAAAPKEPRPKATPGPQPSTRGRRQCLSETEEQQDPQPTWDKEPQFWRDTLTWDLWKLFTDGQDSQQAQKEKLLGLGRRGSCLSDSELELDPEPKSSNSLSDLSPILTPMNLLGDSQKDISQPQHETQESSKSAGPFLKPLCWDSEDLEYSWKRPGASPSQMEEMAALPQALQKVRVLKHRELLLALAVSCFTRHVFTCSRTGIKVWCLTKQVAEDGFPESSLQCGGQTSGAYLRTCQLSSNSRTLFAGGHNLPGVSVWDLAAPSLYEKCQLPCKGLSCQALACSEENMAFAGFTDGMVRIWDLRSQGVVRDLEGPVSAAKSLVVKGDNVWTGGLDACLRCWDLRTAKVLQEHTFQSQIMSLSHNPLEDWLLLGLASGQQCLYNSKRNEASTVGTKDKTILDLKFSPNGKWWVSVGMDDLVTIHSMPTGAKLFQVFLCRAAPWGSWMSVGSSASPTGAIPDSGRRGAGLGWILWARSA; encoded by the exons GCGGCTGTCCTTGTGGAGTTCTGCCCTAGGGCAGATACAGGGGCTTTTTCTAGAAGGATCCTCAACTGCTCCCCCCCCCATCAGAATCCTTTCTGAGATGATGATCCAGCTGGACAACATCTCCAACCTG GTGTCCAAGATCAATCAGTCTTTTGAAGAACATCACAAACAG GTGGAGAACTTCTTCAACCTGATGGAGATTTTCAGCAGTTCCCCGCACATCCTGGAGGTGGTCAAG GCCAAGCAGGACTGGGCGAAGAAAGAAGCCGAGCAGAGCCCAAAGGCTGCAGCCCCCAAGGAGCCCAGACCCAAAGCCACCCCGGGGCCTCAGCCGTCCACCAGAGGGCGACGGCAGTGCCTCTCCGAGACTGAGGAGCAGCAGGACCCACAGCCCACGTGGGACAAGGAGCCCCAGTTCTGGAGAGACACCCTGACCTGGGATCTCTGGAAACTTTTCACGGATGGCCAGGACAGCCAACAGGCACAGAAGG AGAAGCTGCTGGGATTG GGAAGGAGGGGCTCCTGCCTGAGTGACTCGGAACTGGAACTGGACCCTGAACCCAAGAGCAGCAACAGCCTGAGTGACTTAT CCCCCATCCTGACTCCCATGAATCTGCTTGGTGACTCCCAAAAAGACATCAGCCAGCCCCAACATGAGACCCAG GAATCTTCTAAAAGTGCTGGTCCATTTCTGAAGCCCCT GTGCTGGGACTCTGAGGACTTGGAGTACAGTTGGAAGAGGCCTGGCGCATCGCCCTCACAAATGGAGGAGATGGCCGCTCTGCCCCAAGCCCTACAGAAGGTCCGAGTGCTGAAACACCGGGAGCTCCTGCTGGCGCTGGCCGTGAGTTGCTTCACAAGGCACGTCTTCACCTGTAGCCGGACTGGCATCAAGGTGTGGTGCCTGACGAAGCAGGTGGCGGAGGACGGATTCCCTGAAAGCAGCTTGCAGTGTGGCGGCCAG ACCAGCGGGGCGTACCTGCGCACCTGTCAGCTGTCCTCCAACAGCAGGACCCTGTTCGCGGGTGGACACAACCTGCCTGGCGTGAGCGTGTGGGACCTGGCAGCCCCGTCCCTGTATGAGAAGTGCCAGCTACCCTGCAAGGGTCTGTCCTGCCAGGCCCTGGCCTGCTCGGAGGAGAACATGGCCTTCGCCGGCTTCACGGATGGCATGGTCAGGATATGGGACCTACGGAGTCAGGGAGTGGTCAG GGACCTCGAAGGCCCGGTCAGTGCAGCCAAGAGCCTTGTGGTCAAAGGTGACAATGTCTGGACGGGAGGTCTGGACGCCTGTCTGCGATGCTGGGACCTGCGGACGGCCAAGGTGTTGCAAGAGCACACATTCCAGTCCCAG ATCATGAGTCTGTCTCACAATCCACTGGAAGACTGGCTGCTGCTAGGCCTGGCCAGCGGCCAGCAGTGCCTGTACAACAGCAAAAGGAATGAAGCGTCCACTGTGGGCACCAAGGACAAGACCATCCTTGACCTCAAGTTCTCCCCGAACG GCAAATGGTGGGTGAGCGTGGGGATGGACGACCTTGTCACCATCCACAGCATGCCCACGGGAGCAAAACTCTTCCAGGTATTCCTGTGCAGGGCGGCACCCTGGGGGAGTTGGATGTCAGTGGGATCCTCAGCATCCCCCACGGGGGCGATCCCAGACTCTGGGCGGAGAGGAGCTGGGCTCGGGTGGATCCTGTGGGCTCGCTCAGCCTGA
- the Tle6 gene encoding transducin-like enhancer protein 6 isoform X2 produces MTSYSQSNGAVGGSLPSSFLKRYSSIMEQLPEELNRRLSLWSSALGQIQGLFLEGSSTAPPPIRILSEMMIQLDNISNLVSKINQSFEEHHKQVENFFNLMEIFSSSPHILEVVKAKQDWAKKEAEQSPKAAAPKEPRPKATPGPQPSTRGRRQCLSETEEQQDPQPTWDKEPQFWRDTLTWDLWKLFTDGQDSQQAQKEKLLGLGRRGSCLSDSELELDPEPKSSNSLSDLSPILTPMNLLGDSQKDISQPQHETQESSKSAGPFLKPLCWDSEDLEYSWKRPGASPSQMEEMAALPQALQKVRVLKHRELLLALAVSCFTRHVFTCSRTGIKVWCLTKQVAEDGFPESSLQCGGQTSGAYLRTCQLSSNSRTLFAGGHNLPGVSVWDLAAPSLYEKCQLPCKGLSCQALACSEENMAFAGFTDGMVRIWDLRSQGVVRDLEGPVSAAKSLVVKGDNVWTGGLDACLRCWDLRTAKVLQEHTFQSQIMSLSHNPLEDWLLLGLASGQQCLYNSKRNEASTVGTKDKTILDLKFSPNGKWWVSVGMDDLVTIHSMPTGAKLFQVPESATVTCCDVTANGRLIITGSGDCASVYQIKY; encoded by the exons GCGGCTGTCCTTGTGGAGTTCTGCCCTAGGGCAGATACAGGGGCTTTTTCTAGAAGGATCCTCAACTGCTCCCCCCCCCATCAGAATCCTTTCTGAGATGATGATCCAGCTGGACAACATCTCCAACCTG GTGTCCAAGATCAATCAGTCTTTTGAAGAACATCACAAACAG GTGGAGAACTTCTTCAACCTGATGGAGATTTTCAGCAGTTCCCCGCACATCCTGGAGGTGGTCAAG GCCAAGCAGGACTGGGCGAAGAAAGAAGCCGAGCAGAGCCCAAAGGCTGCAGCCCCCAAGGAGCCCAGACCCAAAGCCACCCCGGGGCCTCAGCCGTCCACCAGAGGGCGACGGCAGTGCCTCTCCGAGACTGAGGAGCAGCAGGACCCACAGCCCACGTGGGACAAGGAGCCCCAGTTCTGGAGAGACACCCTGACCTGGGATCTCTGGAAACTTTTCACGGATGGCCAGGACAGCCAACAGGCACAGAAGG AGAAGCTGCTGGGATTG GGAAGGAGGGGCTCCTGCCTGAGTGACTCGGAACTGGAACTGGACCCTGAACCCAAGAGCAGCAACAGCCTGAGTGACTTAT CCCCCATCCTGACTCCCATGAATCTGCTTGGTGACTCCCAAAAAGACATCAGCCAGCCCCAACATGAGACCCAG GAATCTTCTAAAAGTGCTGGTCCATTTCTGAAGCCCCT GTGCTGGGACTCTGAGGACTTGGAGTACAGTTGGAAGAGGCCTGGCGCATCGCCCTCACAAATGGAGGAGATGGCCGCTCTGCCCCAAGCCCTACAGAAGGTCCGAGTGCTGAAACACCGGGAGCTCCTGCTGGCGCTGGCCGTGAGTTGCTTCACAAGGCACGTCTTCACCTGTAGCCGGACTGGCATCAAGGTGTGGTGCCTGACGAAGCAGGTGGCGGAGGACGGATTCCCTGAAAGCAGCTTGCAGTGTGGCGGCCAG ACCAGCGGGGCGTACCTGCGCACCTGTCAGCTGTCCTCCAACAGCAGGACCCTGTTCGCGGGTGGACACAACCTGCCTGGCGTGAGCGTGTGGGACCTGGCAGCCCCGTCCCTGTATGAGAAGTGCCAGCTACCCTGCAAGGGTCTGTCCTGCCAGGCCCTGGCCTGCTCGGAGGAGAACATGGCCTTCGCCGGCTTCACGGATGGCATGGTCAGGATATGGGACCTACGGAGTCAGGGAGTGGTCAG GGACCTCGAAGGCCCGGTCAGTGCAGCCAAGAGCCTTGTGGTCAAAGGTGACAATGTCTGGACGGGAGGTCTGGACGCCTGTCTGCGATGCTGGGACCTGCGGACGGCCAAGGTGTTGCAAGAGCACACATTCCAGTCCCAG ATCATGAGTCTGTCTCACAATCCACTGGAAGACTGGCTGCTGCTAGGCCTGGCCAGCGGCCAGCAGTGCCTGTACAACAGCAAAAGGAATGAAGCGTCCACTGTGGGCACCAAGGACAAGACCATCCTTGACCTCAAGTTCTCCCCGAACG GCAAATGGTGGGTGAGCGTGGGGATGGACGACCTTGTCACCATCCACAGCATGCCCACGGGAGCAAAACTCTTCCAG GTCCCTGAGTCTGCTACTGTCACTTGCTGTGACGTGACAGCCAATGGCAGGCTGATCATCACGGGGTCCGGGGACTGTGCCTCAGTGTACCAGATCAAGTACTGA
- the Tle6 gene encoding transducin-like enhancer protein 6 isoform X6 translates to MTSYSQSNGAVGGSLPSSFLKRYSSIMEQLPEELNRILSEMMIQLDNISNLVSKINQSFEEHHKQVENFFNLMEIFSSSPHILEVVKAKQDWAKKEAEQSPKAAAPKEPRPKATPGPQPSTRGRRQCLSETEEQQDPQPTWDKEPQFWRDTLTWDLWKLFTDGQDSQQAQKEKLLGLGRRGSCLSDSELELDPEPKSSNSLSDLSPILTPMNLLGDSQKDISQPQHETQESSKSAGPFLKPLCWDSEDLEYSWKRPGASPSQMEEMAALPQALQKVRVLKHRELLLALAVSCFTRHVFTCSRTGIKVWCLTKQVAEDGFPESSLQCGGQTSGAYLRTCQLSSNSRTLFAGGHNLPGVSVWDLAAPSLYEKCQLPCKGLSCQALACSEENMAFAGFTDGMVRIWDLRSQGVVRDLEGPVSAAKSLVVKGDNVWTGGLDACLRCWDLRTAKVLQEHTFQSQIMSLSHNPLEDWLLLGLASGQQCLYNSKRNEASTVGTKDKTILDLKFSPNGKWWVSVGMDDLVTIHSMPTGAKLFQVPESATVTCCDVTANGRLIITGSGDCASVYQIKY, encoded by the exons AATCCTTTCTGAGATGATGATCCAGCTGGACAACATCTCCAACCTG GTGTCCAAGATCAATCAGTCTTTTGAAGAACATCACAAACAG GTGGAGAACTTCTTCAACCTGATGGAGATTTTCAGCAGTTCCCCGCACATCCTGGAGGTGGTCAAG GCCAAGCAGGACTGGGCGAAGAAAGAAGCCGAGCAGAGCCCAAAGGCTGCAGCCCCCAAGGAGCCCAGACCCAAAGCCACCCCGGGGCCTCAGCCGTCCACCAGAGGGCGACGGCAGTGCCTCTCCGAGACTGAGGAGCAGCAGGACCCACAGCCCACGTGGGACAAGGAGCCCCAGTTCTGGAGAGACACCCTGACCTGGGATCTCTGGAAACTTTTCACGGATGGCCAGGACAGCCAACAGGCACAGAAGG AGAAGCTGCTGGGATTG GGAAGGAGGGGCTCCTGCCTGAGTGACTCGGAACTGGAACTGGACCCTGAACCCAAGAGCAGCAACAGCCTGAGTGACTTAT CCCCCATCCTGACTCCCATGAATCTGCTTGGTGACTCCCAAAAAGACATCAGCCAGCCCCAACATGAGACCCAG GAATCTTCTAAAAGTGCTGGTCCATTTCTGAAGCCCCT GTGCTGGGACTCTGAGGACTTGGAGTACAGTTGGAAGAGGCCTGGCGCATCGCCCTCACAAATGGAGGAGATGGCCGCTCTGCCCCAAGCCCTACAGAAGGTCCGAGTGCTGAAACACCGGGAGCTCCTGCTGGCGCTGGCCGTGAGTTGCTTCACAAGGCACGTCTTCACCTGTAGCCGGACTGGCATCAAGGTGTGGTGCCTGACGAAGCAGGTGGCGGAGGACGGATTCCCTGAAAGCAGCTTGCAGTGTGGCGGCCAG ACCAGCGGGGCGTACCTGCGCACCTGTCAGCTGTCCTCCAACAGCAGGACCCTGTTCGCGGGTGGACACAACCTGCCTGGCGTGAGCGTGTGGGACCTGGCAGCCCCGTCCCTGTATGAGAAGTGCCAGCTACCCTGCAAGGGTCTGTCCTGCCAGGCCCTGGCCTGCTCGGAGGAGAACATGGCCTTCGCCGGCTTCACGGATGGCATGGTCAGGATATGGGACCTACGGAGTCAGGGAGTGGTCAG GGACCTCGAAGGCCCGGTCAGTGCAGCCAAGAGCCTTGTGGTCAAAGGTGACAATGTCTGGACGGGAGGTCTGGACGCCTGTCTGCGATGCTGGGACCTGCGGACGGCCAAGGTGTTGCAAGAGCACACATTCCAGTCCCAG ATCATGAGTCTGTCTCACAATCCACTGGAAGACTGGCTGCTGCTAGGCCTGGCCAGCGGCCAGCAGTGCCTGTACAACAGCAAAAGGAATGAAGCGTCCACTGTGGGCACCAAGGACAAGACCATCCTTGACCTCAAGTTCTCCCCGAACG GCAAATGGTGGGTGAGCGTGGGGATGGACGACCTTGTCACCATCCACAGCATGCCCACGGGAGCAAAACTCTTCCAG GTCCCTGAGTCTGCTACTGTCACTTGCTGTGACGTGACAGCCAATGGCAGGCTGATCATCACGGGGTCCGGGGACTGTGCCTCAGTGTACCAGATCAAGTACTGA
- the Tle6 gene encoding transducin-like enhancer protein 6 isoform X3, with product MTSYSQSNGAVGGSLPSSFLKRYSSIMEQLPEELNRILSEMMIQLDNISNLVSKINQSFEEHHKQVENFFNLMEIFSSSPHILEVVKAKQDWAKKEAEQSPKAAAPKEPRPKATPGPQPSTRGRRQCLSETEEQQDPQPTWDKEPQFWRDTLTWDLWKLFTDGQDSQQAQKEKLLGLGRRGSCLSDSELELDPEPKSSNSLSDLSPILTPMNLLGDSQKDISQPQHETQESSKSAGPFLKPLCWDSEDLEYSWKRPGASPSQMEEMAALPQALQKVRVLKHRELLLALAVSCFTRHVFTCSRTGIKVWCLTKQVAEDGFPESSLQCGGQTSGAYLRTCQLSSNSRTLFAGGHNLPGVSVWDLAAPSLYEKCQLPCKGLSCQALACSEENMAFAGFTDGMVRIWDLRSQGVVRDLEGPVSAAKSLVVKGDNVWTGGLDACLRCWDLRTAKVLQEHTFQSQIMSLSHNPLEDWLLLGLASGQQCLYNSKRNEASTVGTKDKTILDLKFSPNGKWWVSVGMDDLVTIHSMPTGAKLFQVFLCRAAPWGSWMSVGSSASPTGAIPDSGRRGAGLGWILWARSA from the exons AATCCTTTCTGAGATGATGATCCAGCTGGACAACATCTCCAACCTG GTGTCCAAGATCAATCAGTCTTTTGAAGAACATCACAAACAG GTGGAGAACTTCTTCAACCTGATGGAGATTTTCAGCAGTTCCCCGCACATCCTGGAGGTGGTCAAG GCCAAGCAGGACTGGGCGAAGAAAGAAGCCGAGCAGAGCCCAAAGGCTGCAGCCCCCAAGGAGCCCAGACCCAAAGCCACCCCGGGGCCTCAGCCGTCCACCAGAGGGCGACGGCAGTGCCTCTCCGAGACTGAGGAGCAGCAGGACCCACAGCCCACGTGGGACAAGGAGCCCCAGTTCTGGAGAGACACCCTGACCTGGGATCTCTGGAAACTTTTCACGGATGGCCAGGACAGCCAACAGGCACAGAAGG AGAAGCTGCTGGGATTG GGAAGGAGGGGCTCCTGCCTGAGTGACTCGGAACTGGAACTGGACCCTGAACCCAAGAGCAGCAACAGCCTGAGTGACTTAT CCCCCATCCTGACTCCCATGAATCTGCTTGGTGACTCCCAAAAAGACATCAGCCAGCCCCAACATGAGACCCAG GAATCTTCTAAAAGTGCTGGTCCATTTCTGAAGCCCCT GTGCTGGGACTCTGAGGACTTGGAGTACAGTTGGAAGAGGCCTGGCGCATCGCCCTCACAAATGGAGGAGATGGCCGCTCTGCCCCAAGCCCTACAGAAGGTCCGAGTGCTGAAACACCGGGAGCTCCTGCTGGCGCTGGCCGTGAGTTGCTTCACAAGGCACGTCTTCACCTGTAGCCGGACTGGCATCAAGGTGTGGTGCCTGACGAAGCAGGTGGCGGAGGACGGATTCCCTGAAAGCAGCTTGCAGTGTGGCGGCCAG ACCAGCGGGGCGTACCTGCGCACCTGTCAGCTGTCCTCCAACAGCAGGACCCTGTTCGCGGGTGGACACAACCTGCCTGGCGTGAGCGTGTGGGACCTGGCAGCCCCGTCCCTGTATGAGAAGTGCCAGCTACCCTGCAAGGGTCTGTCCTGCCAGGCCCTGGCCTGCTCGGAGGAGAACATGGCCTTCGCCGGCTTCACGGATGGCATGGTCAGGATATGGGACCTACGGAGTCAGGGAGTGGTCAG GGACCTCGAAGGCCCGGTCAGTGCAGCCAAGAGCCTTGTGGTCAAAGGTGACAATGTCTGGACGGGAGGTCTGGACGCCTGTCTGCGATGCTGGGACCTGCGGACGGCCAAGGTGTTGCAAGAGCACACATTCCAGTCCCAG ATCATGAGTCTGTCTCACAATCCACTGGAAGACTGGCTGCTGCTAGGCCTGGCCAGCGGCCAGCAGTGCCTGTACAACAGCAAAAGGAATGAAGCGTCCACTGTGGGCACCAAGGACAAGACCATCCTTGACCTCAAGTTCTCCCCGAACG GCAAATGGTGGGTGAGCGTGGGGATGGACGACCTTGTCACCATCCACAGCATGCCCACGGGAGCAAAACTCTTCCAGGTATTCCTGTGCAGGGCGGCACCCTGGGGGAGTTGGATGTCAGTGGGATCCTCAGCATCCCCCACGGGGGCGATCCCAGACTCTGGGCGGAGAGGAGCTGGGCTCGGGTGGATCCTGTGGGCTCGCTCAGCCTGA
- the Tle6 gene encoding transducin-like enhancer protein 6 isoform X4: MMIQLDNISNLVSKINQSFEEHHKQVENFFNLMEIFSSSPHILEVVKAKQDWAKKEAEQSPKAAAPKEPRPKATPGPQPSTRGRRQCLSETEEQQDPQPTWDKEPQFWRDTLTWDLWKLFTDGQDSQQAQKEKLLGLGRRGSCLSDSELELDPEPKSSNSLSDLSPILTPMNLLGDSQKDISQPQHETQESSKSAGPFLKPLCWDSEDLEYSWKRPGASPSQMEEMAALPQALQKVRVLKHRELLLALAVSCFTRHVFTCSRTGIKVWCLTKQVAEDGFPESSLQCGGQTSGAYLRTCQLSSNSRTLFAGGHNLPGVSVWDLAAPSLYEKCQLPCKGLSCQALACSEENMAFAGFTDGMVRIWDLRSQGVVRDLEGPVSAAKSLVVKGDNVWTGGLDACLRCWDLRTAKVLQEHTFQSQIMSLSHNPLEDWLLLGLASGQQCLYNSKRNEASTVGTKDKTILDLKFSPNGKWWVSVGMDDLVTIHSMPTGAKLFQVFLCRAAPWGSWMSVGSSASPTGAIPDSGRRGAGLGWILWARSA, from the exons ATGATGATCCAGCTGGACAACATCTCCAACCTG GTGTCCAAGATCAATCAGTCTTTTGAAGAACATCACAAACAG GTGGAGAACTTCTTCAACCTGATGGAGATTTTCAGCAGTTCCCCGCACATCCTGGAGGTGGTCAAG GCCAAGCAGGACTGGGCGAAGAAAGAAGCCGAGCAGAGCCCAAAGGCTGCAGCCCCCAAGGAGCCCAGACCCAAAGCCACCCCGGGGCCTCAGCCGTCCACCAGAGGGCGACGGCAGTGCCTCTCCGAGACTGAGGAGCAGCAGGACCCACAGCCCACGTGGGACAAGGAGCCCCAGTTCTGGAGAGACACCCTGACCTGGGATCTCTGGAAACTTTTCACGGATGGCCAGGACAGCCAACAGGCACAGAAGG AGAAGCTGCTGGGATTG GGAAGGAGGGGCTCCTGCCTGAGTGACTCGGAACTGGAACTGGACCCTGAACCCAAGAGCAGCAACAGCCTGAGTGACTTAT CCCCCATCCTGACTCCCATGAATCTGCTTGGTGACTCCCAAAAAGACATCAGCCAGCCCCAACATGAGACCCAG GAATCTTCTAAAAGTGCTGGTCCATTTCTGAAGCCCCT GTGCTGGGACTCTGAGGACTTGGAGTACAGTTGGAAGAGGCCTGGCGCATCGCCCTCACAAATGGAGGAGATGGCCGCTCTGCCCCAAGCCCTACAGAAGGTCCGAGTGCTGAAACACCGGGAGCTCCTGCTGGCGCTGGCCGTGAGTTGCTTCACAAGGCACGTCTTCACCTGTAGCCGGACTGGCATCAAGGTGTGGTGCCTGACGAAGCAGGTGGCGGAGGACGGATTCCCTGAAAGCAGCTTGCAGTGTGGCGGCCAG ACCAGCGGGGCGTACCTGCGCACCTGTCAGCTGTCCTCCAACAGCAGGACCCTGTTCGCGGGTGGACACAACCTGCCTGGCGTGAGCGTGTGGGACCTGGCAGCCCCGTCCCTGTATGAGAAGTGCCAGCTACCCTGCAAGGGTCTGTCCTGCCAGGCCCTGGCCTGCTCGGAGGAGAACATGGCCTTCGCCGGCTTCACGGATGGCATGGTCAGGATATGGGACCTACGGAGTCAGGGAGTGGTCAG GGACCTCGAAGGCCCGGTCAGTGCAGCCAAGAGCCTTGTGGTCAAAGGTGACAATGTCTGGACGGGAGGTCTGGACGCCTGTCTGCGATGCTGGGACCTGCGGACGGCCAAGGTGTTGCAAGAGCACACATTCCAGTCCCAG ATCATGAGTCTGTCTCACAATCCACTGGAAGACTGGCTGCTGCTAGGCCTGGCCAGCGGCCAGCAGTGCCTGTACAACAGCAAAAGGAATGAAGCGTCCACTGTGGGCACCAAGGACAAGACCATCCTTGACCTCAAGTTCTCCCCGAACG GCAAATGGTGGGTGAGCGTGGGGATGGACGACCTTGTCACCATCCACAGCATGCCCACGGGAGCAAAACTCTTCCAGGTATTCCTGTGCAGGGCGGCACCCTGGGGGAGTTGGATGTCAGTGGGATCCTCAGCATCCCCCACGGGGGCGATCCCAGACTCTGGGCGGAGAGGAGCTGGGCTCGGGTGGATCCTGTGGGCTCGCTCAGCCTGA
- the Tle6 gene encoding transducin-like enhancer protein 6 isoform X5: MEIFSSSPHILEVVKAKQDWAKKEAEQSPKAAAPKEPRPKATPGPQPSTRGRRQCLSETEEQQDPQPTWDKEPQFWRDTLTWDLWKLFTDGQDSQQAQKEKLLGLGRRGSCLSDSELELDPEPKSSNSLSDLSPILTPMNLLGDSQKDISQPQHETQESSKSAGPFLKPLCWDSEDLEYSWKRPGASPSQMEEMAALPQALQKVRVLKHRELLLALAVSCFTRHVFTCSRTGIKVWCLTKQVAEDGFPESSLQCGGQTSGAYLRTCQLSSNSRTLFAGGHNLPGVSVWDLAAPSLYEKCQLPCKGLSCQALACSEENMAFAGFTDGMVRIWDLRSQGVVRDLEGPVSAAKSLVVKGDNVWTGGLDACLRCWDLRTAKVLQEHTFQSQIMSLSHNPLEDWLLLGLASGQQCLYNSKRNEASTVGTKDKTILDLKFSPNGKWWVSVGMDDLVTIHSMPTGAKLFQVFLCRAAPWGSWMSVGSSASPTGAIPDSGRRGAGLGWILWARSA, translated from the exons ATGGAGATTTTCAGCAGTTCCCCGCACATCCTGGAGGTGGTCAAG GCCAAGCAGGACTGGGCGAAGAAAGAAGCCGAGCAGAGCCCAAAGGCTGCAGCCCCCAAGGAGCCCAGACCCAAAGCCACCCCGGGGCCTCAGCCGTCCACCAGAGGGCGACGGCAGTGCCTCTCCGAGACTGAGGAGCAGCAGGACCCACAGCCCACGTGGGACAAGGAGCCCCAGTTCTGGAGAGACACCCTGACCTGGGATCTCTGGAAACTTTTCACGGATGGCCAGGACAGCCAACAGGCACAGAAGG AGAAGCTGCTGGGATTG GGAAGGAGGGGCTCCTGCCTGAGTGACTCGGAACTGGAACTGGACCCTGAACCCAAGAGCAGCAACAGCCTGAGTGACTTAT CCCCCATCCTGACTCCCATGAATCTGCTTGGTGACTCCCAAAAAGACATCAGCCAGCCCCAACATGAGACCCAG GAATCTTCTAAAAGTGCTGGTCCATTTCTGAAGCCCCT GTGCTGGGACTCTGAGGACTTGGAGTACAGTTGGAAGAGGCCTGGCGCATCGCCCTCACAAATGGAGGAGATGGCCGCTCTGCCCCAAGCCCTACAGAAGGTCCGAGTGCTGAAACACCGGGAGCTCCTGCTGGCGCTGGCCGTGAGTTGCTTCACAAGGCACGTCTTCACCTGTAGCCGGACTGGCATCAAGGTGTGGTGCCTGACGAAGCAGGTGGCGGAGGACGGATTCCCTGAAAGCAGCTTGCAGTGTGGCGGCCAG ACCAGCGGGGCGTACCTGCGCACCTGTCAGCTGTCCTCCAACAGCAGGACCCTGTTCGCGGGTGGACACAACCTGCCTGGCGTGAGCGTGTGGGACCTGGCAGCCCCGTCCCTGTATGAGAAGTGCCAGCTACCCTGCAAGGGTCTGTCCTGCCAGGCCCTGGCCTGCTCGGAGGAGAACATGGCCTTCGCCGGCTTCACGGATGGCATGGTCAGGATATGGGACCTACGGAGTCAGGGAGTGGTCAG GGACCTCGAAGGCCCGGTCAGTGCAGCCAAGAGCCTTGTGGTCAAAGGTGACAATGTCTGGACGGGAGGTCTGGACGCCTGTCTGCGATGCTGGGACCTGCGGACGGCCAAGGTGTTGCAAGAGCACACATTCCAGTCCCAG ATCATGAGTCTGTCTCACAATCCACTGGAAGACTGGCTGCTGCTAGGCCTGGCCAGCGGCCAGCAGTGCCTGTACAACAGCAAAAGGAATGAAGCGTCCACTGTGGGCACCAAGGACAAGACCATCCTTGACCTCAAGTTCTCCCCGAACG GCAAATGGTGGGTGAGCGTGGGGATGGACGACCTTGTCACCATCCACAGCATGCCCACGGGAGCAAAACTCTTCCAGGTATTCCTGTGCAGGGCGGCACCCTGGGGGAGTTGGATGTCAGTGGGATCCTCAGCATCCCCCACGGGGGCGATCCCAGACTCTGGGCGGAGAGGAGCTGGGCTCGGGTGGATCCTGTGGGCTCGCTCAGCCTGA